One window of the Pelmatolapia mariae isolate MD_Pm_ZW linkage group LG15, Pm_UMD_F_2, whole genome shotgun sequence genome contains the following:
- the LOC134643530 gene encoding poly(A) polymerase type 3-like, whose amino-acid sequence MLYFICRERVVKRLESLFRDWLKEMCIEMNVPKVVTEKVGGKIFPFGSYHLGVHSKGADIDALCVGPGFLGRKAFFTSFFAKLKAQKEVKDIQAIEEAYVPVIKLSWEGIQIDLVFTLLSQRSVPDNLDLLNNSIVKNVVDARCVRSFNGYRVTEEILRLVPNVLNFRVALRAIKLWAKQRNIYSNKLGFLGGVSWAIMVARICQVYPNATASTLVIKFFKIFSMWVWPIPIRLIEVEKCNYNLPFWDPKVNRSDRCHLMPIITPVYPQQNTSVNVSRSTFAILNEEIHRGHAICQEIEQKKAKWSELFEQTDFFKKYQHCAVLEASYTTEEKRLEWIGLVESKIRLLVSTLERNELVSLAHVHPHAFPGHRTANKKDGQSTMSLIGLVLNVKDSERFNSLARSSNIYDEGMSLSVACLRREDLIYDPQQKALQTSETVPPCLVSPVSADKQGTKKRELLHRSETPSKKFNDDKSLPVDQPHNVPSGGHVTGPSAFAKPAVSLTAPRTTLGLNPEVYPQEVQFKVWGSPVVVALLTPAVCTLCGAEAQGTAPCLPAGPPSAVVVVRSPD is encoded by the exons atgctctaCTTCATCTGCAGAGAAAGGGTTGTTAAAAGACTGGAGTCCCTCTTTAGGGATTGGCTCAAAGAAATGTGCATAGAAATG AATGTACCTAAAGTGGTTACAGAAAAAGTTGGAGGCAAGATCTTCCCATTTGGCTCGTATCATCTGGGAGTTCACTCAAAGG GTGCTGATATTGATGCACTGTGTGTCGGACCTGGATTCCTTGGGAGAAAAGCCTTCTTCACCTCCTTCTTTGCAAAGCTGAAAGCTCAGAAGGAGGTCAAAGACATACAG GCCATTGAAGAGGCTTACGTCCCAGTCATCAAACTGTCCTGGGAAGGGATACAG ATTGACTTAGTCTTCACTCTGCTGTCTCAGAGGAGCGTTCCTGATAACCTTGACCTTCTCAATAACAGCATAGTGAAGAACGTCGTAGATGCACGCTGTGTCAGAAGTTTCAACG GCTACAGAGTTACAGAAGAGATTCTCAGGCTGGTACCCAATGTTCTCAACTTTAGGGTTGCTTTGAGAGCCATCAAACTATGGGCCAAAC AGCGTAACATTTACTCCAACAAGCTGGGCTTCTTGGGCGGTGTATCGTGGGCCATAATGGTAGCCAGGATTTGTCAGGTGTACCCAAATGCTACCGCTTCTACCCTGGTGATAAAATTCTTCAAGATCTTCTCCATGTG GGTGTGGCCGATCCCAATCCGCTTGATAGAAGTAGAAAAATGCAACTACAACCTTCCTTTTTGGGATCCCAAG GTCAATCGAAGTGACCGCTGTCACCTAATGCCCATCATCACCCCAGTGTATCCGCAGCAGAACACCTCAGTCAATGTTTCTCGGTCCACGTTTGCCATCTTGAATGAGGAGATTCATCGAG GTCACGCCATCTGCCAGGAAATAGAGCAGAAAAAAGCAAAGTGGTCTGAACTCTTTGAACAAACGGACTTTTTCAAAAAGTACCA GCACTGCGCTGTGTTGGAAGCATCTTATACTACAGAAGAGAAGCGTCTCGAATG GATTGGCCTCGTGGAGTCGAAAATCAGATTACTGGTGTCAACTTTGGAGAGAAATGAGCTGGTCTCCTTGGCCCATGTTCACCCACACGCCTTTCCTGGGCACAGAACAGCGAATAAAAA AGATGGACAGAGCACAATGTCGCTCATTGGACTTGTCTTAAATGTGAAAGACTCTGAAAGAT tCAACAGCCTGGCCAGGAGCTCTAACATATATGATGAAGGGATGTCCTTATCAGTCGCATGCCTAAGGAGGGAAGACCTCATTTATGATCCACAGCAGAAAGCTCTCCAAACCTCTGAAACTGTGCCGCCTTGTCTCGTCTCACCTGTCAGCGCTGACAAACAGGGCACGAAAAAGAGAGAACTACTCCATAGATCTGAGACACCATCCAAAAAATTCAACGATGACAAG AGTCTGCCCGTCGACCAGCCTCACAACGTCCCTTCAGGTGGCCACGTCACTGGACCTTCTGCATTTGCGAAACCCGCCGTCAGCCTTACAGCCCCCAG GACAACATTAGGACTCAATCCAGAGGTGTATCCACAGGAGGTCCAGTTTAAGGTCTGGGGCTCCCCTGTAGTTGTGGCCCTGCTTACTCCTGCCGTGTGCACTCTGTGTGGGGCTGAGGCTCAGGGCACGGCCCCCTGTCTTCCTGCTGGGCCTCCatctgctgtggtggtggtTAGGTCCCCGGATTGA